In Malaclemys terrapin pileata isolate rMalTer1 chromosome 10, rMalTer1.hap1, whole genome shotgun sequence, the following are encoded in one genomic region:
- the PIERCE2 gene encoding piercer of microtubule wall 2 protein, giving the protein MTSAEMLPSSTNTEKIKSVQLPSCANPGNPVFSCMLDPKTLTTNNFLTNPQLLLFKTTSSEYGAIPPTSQMVPCTYHPKDETFTKHLLTCGLTQHNYINTAIDRSRVYDYPNMQHTL; this is encoded by the coding sequence ATGACTTCTGCTGAGATGCTACCATCGAGTACCAACACTGAGAAAATCAAATCTGTTCAACTGCCTTCCTGTGCAAATCCTGGCAATCCTGTGTTTTCCTGTATGTTGGACCCAAAGACACTCACTACCAATAATTTCTTGACAAACCCTCAGCTTTTACTGTTTAAAACAACTTCAAGTGAATATGGTGCTATACCACCTACGTCTCAAATGGTACCATGTACCTACCATCCAAAGGATGAAACATTTACAAAACATTTGTTAACTTGTGGTTTGACTCAACATAATTATATAAACACTGCCATTGACAGAAGTAGGGTATATGACTACCCAAATATGCAGCATACTCTGTAA
- the DNAAF4 gene encoding dynein axonemal assembly factor 4: protein MPVWVRDYSWRQTDTAVFLSLPMRGARVTQANIFCTDQYLKVNVPPFLFEAILYAPVDDTSSTAKIRNETIFFTLYKKEVAMWESLVMENGDKEKMQRIRENAVIKAQEKADEEEKSKAVTKREHKKFALEATMKLEETERKRIENLKEEERKKVTEELEIWKEKQRNEEKQRRIQREEEIRRERKLIEEKKKQETNKTLKAGTSKARSIPTKAAGSSGNIFSEKLKEESFPAPRSAGTIKISFTSRVFPTALRESRVAEEEEWLHKQAEARRAMNANFSELKDLNEEEKNPDWLKDKGNKMFATGNYLAAVNAYNLAILLNNKIPVLYLNRAACHLKLRNLHKTIEDSSKALELLIPPVPDNADARVKAYVRRGTAFCQLELYAEGLQDYEAALKIDPTNKTLEQDAEKIQHIIHGTAQDS, encoded by the exons ATGCCGGTCTGGGTGCGGGATTACAGCTGGCGGCAGACGGACACTGCTGTTTTTCTCTCCCTGCCGATGCGGGGTGCCCGGGTCACCCAGGCAAACATCTTCTGCACTGACCAGTATCTGAAG GTAAATGTTCCTCCATTTTTATTTGAAGCCATTCTGTATGCTCCTGTTGATGACACTAGTAGTACAGCAAAGATCAGAAATGAGACCATTTTCTTCACTTTATATAAAAAAGAAGTGGCCATGTGGGAATCCCTGGTTATGGAAAATG gTGACAAAGAGAAAATGCAGAGAATAAGAGAGAATGCTGTCATAAAAGCCCAAGAGAAGGCAGATGAAGAGGAAAAATCAAAAGCTGTTACAAAACGAGAACATAAAAAATTTGCTCTGGAGGCCACAATGAAG CTAgaagaaacagagagaaaaagaattGAAAATCTGAAAGAAGAGGAGCGAAAGAAGGTCACTGAGGAGCTGGAGATATGGAAAGAAAAGCAGAGAAATGAGGAGAAACAAAGAAGGATACAAAGAGAAGAGGAAATACGTAGAGAAAGAAAACTAATAGAGGAGAAGAAAAAGCAAGAAACAAATAAAACTCTAAAGGCAGGAACTTCCAAGGCTAGAAGTATACCTACAAAAGCTG CTGGAAGTTCTGGAAATATATTTTCAGAGAAGTTAAAAGAAGAATCTTTCCCTgctcctcgatctgctggtactATTAAAATTAGTTTCACATCTCGGGTGTTTCCTACAGCTCTCCGAGAATCCAGAgtagcagaagaggaagag TGGCTGCATAAGCAAGCAGAGGCTCGTAGAGCAATGAATGCTAATTTTTCTGAGCTGAAGGATTTAAATGAGGAGGAGAAGAACCCAGACTggttgaaagacaaaggaaa CAAAATGTTTGCAACAGGAAACTATCTTGCAGCTGTAAATGCCTATAACCTGGCAATTCTGTTAAATAATAAGATTCCAGTACTATATCTGAATCGTGCTGCTTGTCACCTTAAATTGAGAAACTTGCACAAGACCATTGAAGATTCATCTAAG GCACTAGAATTACTGATACCACCTGTTCCAGACAATGCTGATGCTAGAGTGAAAGCTTACGTGAGGCGTGGGACAGCATTTTGTCAGCTGGAATTGTATGCTGAAG GTCTCCAGGATTATGAAGCTGCTCTCAAGATCGATCCTACAAATAAAACTTTAGAACAAGATGCTGAGAAGATTCAACATATAATTCATGGAACTGCACAAGATTCTTAA